In a single window of the Sylvia atricapilla isolate bSylAtr1 chromosome 18, bSylAtr1.pri, whole genome shotgun sequence genome:
- the CRLF3 gene encoding cytokine receptor-like factor 3, producing MAAAAEAEARLLLQEARESIEAARSYRRELQQRLRGLQQAREQVKDSAALTRDVLEQHFRDLKGTLQKLLDERLLSLLQEVDAIEQESIQPLDECQKLIEQGVSTADDLLREGESAVDGDVGQQNEKLCNFTKKALHIQLDSLPEVPSLVDVPCLSAQLDDCLLTILKNQIFRHGTVASRPPVQLEEFVEKPGGILVRWCKVEEEFPAQDYRLQCRRGAAGPFEDVYVGSDTEFMVLHMDPHVEYQFRVCARGDGRREWSPWSVPQSGHTTLVPHEWTAGLEGYSLSSRRNIALRNDSQSCGVLYSKAPTYFCGQTLTFRIETVGQADRRDSLGLCVEQRSDGDSLQRDRAVCISTNGAVFVNGKEMTNQLPAVTSGSTVTFDMEVVQLGPCSSEGGNVKLRVTISSNNREVVFDWVLDQCCGSLYFGCSFSYPGWKVLVF from the exons ATGGCGGCCGCCGCCGAGGCCGAGGCGcgcctcctcctgcaggaggcTCGGGAGAGCATCGAGGCGGCGCGGAGTTACCGGCGGGAGCTGCAGCAGCGGCTGCGGGGGCTGCAGCAGGCGCGGGAGCAG GTCAAGGACAGCGCCGCGCTGACCCGCgatgtgctggagcagcacttCAGGGACCTGAAGGGGaccctgcagaagctgctggacGAGcgcctgctgtccctgctgcaggaggtggaTGCCATCGAGCAGGAGAGCATCCAGCCCCTGGACGAGTGCCAGAAGCTGATTGAGCAGGGCGTGAGCACGGCGGATGATCTGCTCCGGGAAG GAGAGAGCGCAGTGGACGGAGATGTGGGACAACAGAATGAGAAACTTTGCAACTTCACAAAAAAGGCTTTGCATATTCAGCTGGACAG CTTACCAGAAGTGCCCTCCCTGGTGGATGTGCCTTGTTTATCTGCCCAGCTGGATGACTGCCTCCTTACCATACTGAAAAATCAGATATTCAGGCATGGAACTGTGGCCTCCCGCCCACCTGTACAGCTGGAGGAGTTTGTGGAAAAGCCTGGGGGTATTTTAGTCCGGTGGTGTAAG gtggAGGAGGAGTTCCCAGCCCAGGACTACCGGCTGCAGTGCCGCCGTGGCGCCGCGGGCCCCTTCGAGGACGTGTACGTGGGCTCGGACACGGAGTTCATGGTGCTGCACATGGACCCCCACGTGGAGTACCAGTTCCGCGTGTGCGCCCGCGGCGACGGCCGCCGCGAGTGGAGCCCCTGGAGCGTCCCCCAGAGCGGCCACACCACGCTGGTGCCCCACG agtGGACAGCTGGCCTGGAGGGTtacagcctgagcagcagaaggaacaTCGCGCTTCGCAACGACTCCCAGTCCTGTGGTGTGCTCTACTCCAAAGCCCCCACGTACTTCTGTGGGCAGACACTGACCTTCAG GATTGAGACCGTGGGGCAGGCGGACCGCCGCGACAGCCTGGGACTGTGCGTGGAGCAGCGCAGCGACGGCGActccctgcagagggacagggctgtgtgcatCAGCACCAACG GGGCAGTGTTTGTAAATGGAAAAGAGATGACAAACCAGTTGCCTGCTGTAACTTCTGGCTCCACTGTGACATTTGACATGGAAGTTGTGCAGCTGGGACCCTGCAGCAGCGAGGGAGGAAACGTCAAGCTTCGAGTAACCATCAGCTCCAACAACAGAGAAGTGGTCTTCGACTGGGTCCTTGATCAGTGCTGTGGCTCTTTGTATTTTGGATGTTCATTCTCATACCCAGGCTGGAAGGTTTTGGTCTTTTAG